In Colletotrichum lupini chromosome 6, complete sequence, a single window of DNA contains:
- a CDS encoding zinc-binding dehydrogenase: MTQQPPTEMRRWQIPAPGAFIKDLALTTVPTPSATTLKPTQVLVQVVAAGINPADYKLPDLGLVAKAMVSFPRCPGMDFSGRAVAVGSEITDIAPGDLVVGRVDPLGSHGSLSEYLVAERDGVAAFPHGSGAAESLEQAGAVGTAGLTAYQTIAPYVKAGDHVFINGGSGGTGTFGIQIAKALGCTVTVSCSTGKASLCKSLGADEIIDYKTADVVSTLRAKGKVFAVVVDNVGNSPPNLYKASDDFLLEGGHFKFVGGAVSFAQVSSLVPSMFLPGFLGGAKHKFEAFMTKNVHADLAQIAAWMAEGKVKTVVDSTYEFEDAVKAYEKLKEGSAAGKIVVKVAKKA; the protein is encoded by the coding sequence ATGACCCAACAACCGCCCACCGAAATGCGCCGCTGGCAAATCCCCGCCCCAGGCGCCTTCATCAAAGATCTCGCCCTAACCACCGTCCCAACCCCGTCCGCCACCACCCTCAAACCAACCCAAGTCCTCGTCCAGGTCGTCGCCGCGGGCATCAACCCAGCAGACTACAAGCTCCCGGACCTAGGCCTCGTCGCAAAAGCAATGGTCTCCTTCCCCCGCTGCCCAGGCATGGACTTCTCCGGCCGCGCCGTCGCCGTCGGCTCCGAAATCACCGACATCGCCCCGGGCGACCTCGTCGTCGGCCGCGTCGATCCCCTGGGAAGCCACGGCTCCCTGAGCGAGTACCTCGTCGCCGAGCGCGACGGGGTAGCCGCCTTCCCCCACGGATCCGGGGCCGCGGAGAGCCTGGAGCAGGCCGGCGCGGTGGGCACGGCGGGCCTGACGGCGTACCAGACCATCGCGCCGTACGTCAAGGCGGGCGACCACGTCTTCATCAACGGCGGCTCGGGCGGCACGGGGACGTTTGGTATCCAGATCGCAAAGGCGCTCGGCTGCACCGTCACAGTCTCGTGCTCCACCGGCAAAGCATCCCTCTGCAAATCCCTCGGCGCCGACGAGATCATCGACTACAAGACCGCCGACGTCGTCTCGACCCTCCGCGCCAAGGGCAAGGTCTTCGCCGTCGTCGTTGACAATGTCGGAAACTCGCCGCCGAACCTGTACAAGGCGTCTGACGATTTCTTGCTCGAGGGCGGCCACTTCAAGTTCGTGGGTGGGGCGGTGTCGTTTGCGCAGGTGAGCAGTCTCGTGCCGAGCATGTTCCTGCCGGGGTTCCTCGGCGGCGCGAAGCACAAGTTTGAGGCGTTCATGACGAAGAATGTGCACGCGGATCTGGCGCAGATTGCGGCGTGGATGGCGGAGGGTAAGGTCAAGACTGTGGTTGATTCAACGTACGAGTTTGAGGATGCTGTCAAGGCGTATGAGAAGCTCAAGGAGGGGTCGGCTGCTGGTAAGATTGTGGTGAAGGTCGCGAAGAAGGCTTGA
- a CDS encoding rnapii degradation factor def1, whose amino-acid sequence MSEVQTRPAASRGRGSARGGRGGFASRGGRTSGRPNGDKFDSNADDAFEDQGELGELKKQYGSKAPLIKELFPDWSEQDILYALQETDGDENLTVTRIAEGIPTRGGRNVSEAGRGRGRTAERGGRGGRGRASNTVATNGSRHNKENAQPLSVPTEESNAWDTPKLDVKDAPAEDPWAPKETTEKPAAPAPTPAAAAGSTDAPKPAAAAPKTWASMLRQSTVPKVAPKPPKEEPAPKPAEPIEPLPPAAPAVEPTPEPEPEPEAQPEPAAPVELPVEPAHEESAPAEVPTVIEPEVVLPPSKDQLTETNLEQVVDESHPPATATVASTAADSWDPRHNAASATATPLSASQQQHQPIRPAVPTTNSGFAASAIKATTERGSRTPSYQRRVLDQEEAVRMPGNREVDRAAVQFGAFSLNEDDDIDGDREEPETRTQPPADSPVAHPRTSLPPAPQQAPVPEAIGTQKPAPGLPPPAAATPTGTLASTSNVTDFANAPFSGPASAAPQAPAAQVPQPAAAAAQPYSRFGQAGPQEPSSFPQKSIDPFTQSNNPAASQTQFDSFSNQQSQQSQQPGGAFSSAPSDYSSYYTADQQNRPPYNYYSQPYGQQGAQGHQDNLSSQQRSFGGYNASQADNLSQYPQSGGLQNQSRYGGVTNDAQNSGHSTPNPTAQSQQAASQASQPQSHGQQSYPYNNHPYYNNAYYSSYMGYGNHYGQQGGYGGAPYGGNKGYGGHPGYGMSPQGPYDHASSPAAGFGQSSLHRADSGLSSGLGGDFGGRAGSAQSGNQPGLASSGFGGVQDTFGRGSSSFQSPAGQGFNSTAQSNAASANDDLKPFGESKPGAGPSPSLGGARPGSATNTPSGQTGLPPPQSTSQMGGYGGYPSHLQGHNLHGNSAYGMGGASGGQHGSAPFGSYGQQGAYGSGYYGSGGQQQQRGGWGGNYH is encoded by the exons ATGTCTGAGGTACAGACTCGGCCTGCCGCCTCGCGCGGCAGAGGCTCTGCACGCGGTGGAAGAGGTGGTTTCGCCAGCCGGGGTGGTCGCACCTCAGGCAGACCCAATGGCGACAAGTTTGACTCCAACGCCGATGATGCGTTTGAGGACCAAGGCGAGCTCGGCGAGCTGAAGAAACAGTACGGATCCAAGGCGCCCCTCATCAAGGAGCTCTTCCCCGATTGGTCTGAGCAGGATATTCTCTATGCTCTTCAAGAGACGGATGGTGATGAGAACCTCACCGTCACCCGCATTGCTGAAGGTAT ACCCACTCGTGGCGGACGCAACGTCTCTGAGGCTGGTCGCGGTCGCGGAAGAACTGCTGAGAGAGGAGGTCGCGGTGGCCGGGGCAGGGCCTCAAACACAGTAGCTACTAATGGCTCTCGCCATAACAAGGAGAATGCTCAGCCGCTTTCTGTTCCTACCGAGGAGTCGAACGCATGGGATACACCGAAGCTGGACGTTAAGGACGCACCCGCCGAAGACCCCTGGGCCCCCAAGGAGACGACCGAGAAGCCTGCAGCTCCCGCTCCTACTCCTGCGGCCGCCGCCGGTTCCACCGACGCACCCAagcctgccgctgccgctcccAAGACGTGGGCTAGCATGCTCCGTCAATCCACCGTGCCCAAGGTTGCCCCGAAGCCGCCCAAGGAGGAGCCCGCGCCCAAGCCCGCCGAACCCATCGAACCTCTCCCTCCTGCCGCCCCTGCCGTCGAACCTACGCCCGAACCTGAGCCCGAACCCGAGGCACAGCCTGAGCCTGCTGCCCCCGTCGAACTCCCTGTGGAACCCGCCCATGAAGAATCAGCTCCTGCAGAAGTACCAACCGTCATCGAACCTGAAGTGGTTTTGCCGCCTTCCAAGGACCAACTTACTGAGACGAATCTTGAACAGGTAGTCGACGAATCGCATCCTCCCGCGACTGCTACCGTCGCAAGCACCGCCGCCGATTCCTGGGATCCTCGCCACAACGCCGCCAGCGCCACCGCGACACCTCTGTCTGCctcccagcagcagcaccagcCCATCCGCCCTGCTGTTCCCACTACTAACAGCGGCTTTGCCGCCTCCGCCATCAAGGCCACCACCGAGAGAGGATCCCGCACCCCGAGCTACCAGCGTCGCGTTCTTGATCAGGAGGAGGCCGTCCGCATGCCTGGCAATCGTGAGGTTGACCGCGCTGCTGTCCAGTTCGGTGCTTTCAGCTTGAACGAGGATGATGACATTGACGGTGATCGCGAAGAGCCCGAGACCCGGACTCAGCCTCCCGCTGATTCTCCAGTCGCTCACCCCCGAACCTCTCTTCCTCCCGCTCCTCAGCAGGCTCCTGTTCCTGAAGCCATCGGTACTCAGAAGCCTGCTCCTGGCCTGCCTCCTCCTGCTGCTGCCACTCCTACCGGTACACTTGCTTCAACTAGCAATGTCACCGACTTTGCTAATGCACCCTTCTCAGGACCCGCAAGCGCTGCTCCCCAGGCTCCCGCCGCTCAGG TCCCTCAACCTGCCGCTGCTGCCGCCCAGCCTTACTCCCGCTTCGGCCAGGCTGGCCCCCAGGAGCCCTCGTCCTTCCCCCAAAAGTCGATCGATCCTTTCACTCAGTCCAATAACCCCGCTGCCTCGCAGACCCAGTTCGACAGCTTCTCCAACCAGCAATCGCAACAGAGCCAGCAACCCGGCGGAGCCTTTAGCTCTGCTCCCAGCGACTACTCCTCCTACTACACGGCGGACCAACAAAACCGTCCCCCTTACAACTACTACAGCCAGCCCTATGGCCAGCAGGGAGCTCAGGGTCACCAGGACAACCTGTCTTCCCAGCAGAGATCTTTCGGTGGTTACAATGCTTCGCAGGCTGATAACTTGAGCCAGTACCCCCAGAGCGGCGGTCTGCAAAACCAGTCTCGTTACGGAGGTGTCACGAACGACGCCCAGAACAGCGGACACAGTACTCCGAACCCCACCGCCCAGAGCCAGCAGGCCGCCAGCCAGGCCTCGCAGCCTCAGTCTCACGGCCAACAAAGCTACCCCTACAACAACCACCCCTACTACAATAACGCTTACTACTCGAGCTACATGGGCTACGGAAACCACTACGGTCAGCAGGGAGGATATGGCGGTGCTCCGTACGGCGGCAACAAGGGATATGGCGGCCACCCCGGATACGGCATGTCGCCTCAGGGCCCCTACGACCACGCGTCTTCCCCTGCTGCTGGCTTCGGCCAGTCATCTCTGCACCGTGCCGATAGCGGTCTGAGCTCAGGACTTGGAGGTGACTTTGGAGGCCGTGCTGGTTCCGCCCAGTCTGGCAACCAGCCCGGCCTGGCCAGCAGCGGCTTCGGCGGTGTTCAGGACACCTTTGGCCGTGGCTCCTCTTCGTTCCAGAGCCCTGCTGGACAAGGATTTAACAGCACCGCCCAGTCGAACGCTGCTTCTGCCAACGATGATTTGAAGCCTTTTGGTGAGAGCAAGCCCGGTGCCGGTCCCTCGCCTTCTCTCGGCGGCGCTCGCCCCGGCTCGGCCACGAACACTCCTTCGGGCCAGACTGGTCTCCCCCCGCCCCAGTCCACCTCTCAGATGGGTGGCTACGGCGGTTACCCCAGCCATCTCCAGGGCCACAACCTGCACGGAAACAGTGCCTACGGCATGGGAGGCGCTTCCGGCGGTCAGCACGGCAGCGCTCCGTTCGGATCCTACGGCCAGCAGGGCGCTTACGGCAGTGGATACTACGGTAGCGGCggccagcaacagcagcgcGGCGGTTGGGGCGGAAACTACCACTAG
- a CDS encoding low-affinity potassium transport protein: protein MWKPKLNFISLHYMWILFCSLLSWVLLYPYGNLAAVDAFFFGCSSSTESGLNTIDVKDLKTYQQVYIYVIPMITNLMFVNIVVAVARLYWFRQRLRSIAPSSLRRYGGEDVEANTESERKLGEESEKPLQHEAAPLPDHSFQASGNEDASHEMDEQPKTTSRPTNVTFDDRMPVPRPFGRADTTVLHVPGPIDRINGQPITEISVGRSETDDTDAIRPVRRASTGLSRRRPHHANGPAMRAALSIEKVASSMLVLGQTRHTDTESRRSGTFSRSRTIDLPRLSQQVTVGRNSQFFNLTEQDRETLGGIEYRSLKLLLKVIYIYFVGLHLFGVVCLVPWIHNAPSKYKDVLAQSAQDRTWWAIYSAQTMVDNLGFTLTPDSMASFRDATWPMLVMTFLAFAGNTCYPVFLRLAIWVMSKVVPRNSAIREQLQFLLDHPRRCYTLLFPSKPTWILFGIVFALNFIDVLLIIVLDLDNAAVNDLPMGPRILSALFQAASARHTGTATLNLSLVNPAVQFSLLSMMYIAIYPIAISIRASNTYEEKALGIYSDDSQLDESNSASYIMSHVRNQLSFDLWYIFLGTFCICIAESERIMDLNEPQVPRPRLPSHVFYRSLNYSGNVGLSLGHPSVMTSLSGEFTTFSKLVICAMMIRGRHRGLPYSLDRAIMLPSEESSSQSEMAKRAAAEREERYFMNDRRQKLLYTKTNYTL from the exons ATGTGGAAGCCAAAGCTTAATTTCATCTCCCTTCACT ACATGTGGATTTTGTTCTGTAGCCTACTGTCATGGGTGTTACTATATCCGTACGGCAACTTGGCCGCCGTGGATGCCTTCTTCTTCGGCTGCAGTTCGTCGACAGAGTCTGGATTGAACAC CATTGATGTGAAGGACTTGAAGACTTACCAGCAGGTGTACATCTACGTGATTCCTATGATCACCAACTTGATGTTTGTCAACATTGTCGTGGCCGTAGCGCGTCTGTATTGGTTCCGGCAGCGTCTTCGAAGTATTG CTCCTAGTTCACTCAGAAGATATGGCGGCGAAGACGTAGAGGCCAACACAGAGTCTGAACGCAAGCTTGGTGAAGAGAGTGAGAAGCCATTGCAGCACGAAGCAGCTCCATTACCAGACCATTCCTTCCAGGCATCGGGAAACGAGGACGCATCCCATGAGATGGACGAACAGCCCAAAACTACATCTAGGCCGACTAACGTCACTTTCGACGACCGCATGCCAGTACCTAGGCCTTTTGGTCGTGCGGATACCACTGTGCTTCACGTACCTGGGCCTATAGATCGCATCAATG GCCAGCCGATCACTGAGATATCGGTTGGACGCAGTGAGACTGATG ACACTGACGCCATCCGACCTGTTCGAAGGGCATCGACTGGCCTGTCGAGACGGAGACCGCACCACGCTAATGGTCCTGCAATGCGTGCGGCCCTCTCCATCGAGAAGGTTGCTTCTTCGATGCTGGTCTTGGGACAGACAAGACACACCGATACCGAATCACGTCGCTCTGGCACGTTCAGCCGCTCCCGCACCATAGACCTTCCCAGACTATCTCAACAGGTTACCGTCGGTCGCAACTCCCAATTCTTCAACCTCACCGAACAAGACCGCGAGACCCTCGGCGGCATCGAGTACCGGAGCCTGAAGCTCCTGCTCAAGGTCATATATA TCTACTTCGTCGGGCTCCATCTCTTTGGAGTCGTCTGCCTCGTGCCGTGGATCCACAACGCACCGTCAAAGTACAAGGACGTCCTGGCTCAGAGCGCGCAGGACCGGACCTGGTGGGCCATCTACTCGGCCCAGACCATGGTCGACAACCTAGGCTTCACGCTCACGCCGGACTCGATGGCGAGCTTCAGAGACGCGACCTGGCCTATGCTCGTCATGACGTTCCTCGCTTTTGCGGGAAACACCTGTTACCCCGTCTTCCTCCGCCTCGCCATCTGGGTCATGTCAAAAGTCGTCCCCCGGAATTCGGCCATCAGGGAACAGCTCCAGTTTCTGCTTGACCACCCGAGACGGTGTTACACGCTCTTGTTCCCCAGTAAGCCCACCTGGATTCTTTTCGGGATAGTCTTCGCCCTCAACTTCATCGACGTCCTGCTCATCATCGTCCTGGACCTCGACAACGCGGCCGTCAACGACCTACCCATGGGCCCGCGCATCTTATCCGCGCTCTTCCAGGCTGCTTCGGCGCGTCACACTGGTACCGCCACGCTGAACCTCTCCCTCGTCAACCCGGCTGTGCAATTCAGTCTCTTGTCCATGATGTACATTGCCATCTACCCGATTGCCATCAGCATCCGTGCTTCCAACACATACGAGGAGAAGGCGCTGGGCATCTACAGCGACGACAGCCAGCTCGACGAGAGTAACAGCGCATCATACATCATGTCCCACGTCCGCAACCAACTCAGCTTTGACCTGTGGTACATCTTCCTGGGAACCTTTTGCATCTGCATCGCAGAGTCAGAACGGATCATGGACCTTAACGAGCCG CAAGTACCCCGACCCCGCTTACCATCCCACGTCTTTTATCGCTCACTAAACTACAGCGGCAACGTCGGGCTGTCCTTGGGACACCCGTCGGTCATGACCTCCCTCAGCGGCGAGTTCACGACGTTCAGCAAGCTCGTCATCTGCGCCATGATGATCCGCGGCCGCCACCGCGGGCTGCCATACTCGCTCGACCGTGCCATCATGCTTCCCAGCGAAGAGAGCTCCTCGCAGTCCGAGATGGCTAAACGCGCGGCGGCGGAGCGGGAAGAGAGATATTTCATGAACGACAGGCGCCAGAAGTTGCTTTACACCAAGACTAACTATACCCTGTGA